In Arthrobacter citreus, a single genomic region encodes these proteins:
- a CDS encoding transposase gives MPLKGTKFKKYSIEFKLKAVKRYEDGFGSYVSISEELGLRSSTQLKEWVKKYRNGELFDDQRGKSKANNPFADFTKTEFSSIEEENKYLKAQIEYLKKLYPNILEEG, from the coding sequence ATGCCTTTAAAAGGGACTAAATTTAAGAAATATTCGATTGAATTCAAGCTTAAGGCAGTAAAACGTTATGAAGATGGATTTGGCAGTTATGTTTCGATTTCGGAAGAACTAGGTCTACGAAGTTCTACCCAGCTTAAAGAGTGGGTAAAAAAGTATAGAAATGGTGAGTTATTTGATGATCAAAGAGGAAAATCTAAAGCTAATAATCCATTTGCAGATTTTACTAAAACTGAATTTAGCTCAATTGAGGAAGAAAATAAATATTTAAAAGCGCAGATAGAATACTTAAAAAAGCTCTATCCAAATATACTCGAGGAGGGATAA
- a CDS encoding DUF4352 domain-containing protein, producing the protein MKKKLQVVILSLGITGIILSGCDTKNVNTDAGYDVYTQKTLKPIKDKIYKMGDTVEFDKIQVTINNARITKPSSKKDNYKGDVLTVDLQVWSKPYSKDVHIKATDFELYDSKGEMKQHYDGYIGQEISGNLSGEKSPDSSVRGLEGGKLYFEISKSEKYKLVFKPTFSKKVKEINFNVYSN; encoded by the coding sequence ATGAAAAAAAAGTTACAAGTTGTTATCCTATCGTTAGGTATAACAGGAATAATTCTAAGTGGTTGTGATACAAAAAATGTAAATACTGATGCTGGTTATGATGTGTACACACAAAAAACTTTAAAGCCAATTAAAGATAAGATTTATAAAATGGGAGATACGGTTGAATTTGATAAAATTCAGGTCACGATCAACAATGCTCGCATTACTAAACCTTCAAGTAAAAAAGACAATTATAAAGGTGATGTTCTTACAGTAGATTTACAGGTATGGAGTAAACCGTATTCTAAAGATGTTCATATCAAAGCAACTGATTTTGAACTATATGATTCTAAAGGTGAAATGAAACAACATTACGATGGTTATATTGGACAAGAAATTAGTGGAAATCTATCTGGAGAAAAGAGTCCTGACAGTTCTGTTCGTGGTCTCGAGGGTGGTAAACTTTATTTCGAAATCTCTAAATCAGAAAAGTATAAACTAGTTTTTAAACCAACATTTTCAAAGAAAGTTAAAGAGATTAATTTTAATGTATATTCGAATTGA
- a CDS encoding DUF805 domain-containing protein, with protein MSWYIKVLKNSFNFSGRARRKEYWRFTLTNTLINFLITGVLVSTKASFVVNIMAIIYNVLMFIPSLSVSIRRLHDIGKNGWWLLISVLPFLWVLPLFLLPIAQVFEINLQYQLVGLVGIFVFLLTIICFIVMITFFCIDSQKGENQYGANPKGE; from the coding sequence ATGAGTTGGTATATAAAAGTGTTAAAGAATTCTTTTAATTTTTCAGGAAGAGCAAGACGTAAAGAGTATTGGAGGTTTACTCTGACCAATACTCTTATCAATTTTTTAATAACTGGAGTATTGGTTTCGACAAAGGCATCCTTTGTAGTTAATATCATGGCAATAATATATAATGTTTTAATGTTTATTCCAAGTTTGTCTGTAAGTATACGAAGACTCCATGATATTGGTAAAAATGGATGGTGGTTGTTGATTAGTGTATTGCCATTTTTATGGGTCTTACCGTTATTTTTACTGCCAATAGCTCAAGTTTTCGAAATTAATTTACAGTATCAGCTTGTCGGGTTAGTGGGTATTTTTGTCTTTTTACTAACAATAATCTGTTTCATTGTAATGATTACGTTCTTTTGTATTGATAGTCAAAAAGGTGAAAACCAGTACGGAGCTAATCCAAAAGGAGAATAA
- a CDS encoding TetR/AcrR family transcriptional regulator has translation MRYKDENKNEAIFKATIQLLNEIGFSDISMKKIAKRANVSSSTIYVYFENKEDMLSKLYTNVKQHLSQKVLTGLEEEMPIKVAFEQVLRNQIEFIFNHKDEFLFLEQFSNSPLIKNLCIEDHSWMFQPLFDLVERGIEQKLLKESDTMLLLVLITAPITDLAKMQFNGEFELNEKNISDLIQMSWDAIKR, from the coding sequence ATGAGATATAAAGATGAAAATAAAAACGAAGCAATTTTTAAAGCGACAATTCAATTATTGAATGAGATTGGTTTTTCTGATATTTCAATGAAGAAAATCGCTAAACGAGCAAATGTATCTTCTTCAACCATTTATGTTTATTTTGAAAATAAGGAGGACATGTTAAGCAAGTTATACACGAATGTTAAACAACATCTAAGTCAGAAAGTGTTAACAGGTCTTGAAGAAGAGATGCCAATCAAGGTTGCATTTGAACAAGTACTTAGAAATCAAATTGAATTCATTTTTAACCATAAAGATGAATTTTTGTTTCTAGAACAATTTAGTAATTCTCCGTTAATTAAAAATTTATGTATTGAAGATCATAGTTGGATGTTTCAACCTTTATTTGATTTAGTAGAAAGAGGTATTGAACAAAAATTATTAAAAGAGTCCGATACAATGTTGCTTTTAGTTTTAATAACTGCTCCGATTACTGATTTGGCTAAAATGCAATTTAATGGCGAGTTTGAGCTTAATGAAAAAAATATAAGTGATTTGATTCAAATGAGTTGGGATGCTATTAAACGTTAA
- a CDS encoding IS3 family transposase has translation MFKSADRILKKALSKYTRGGIIPKGVRFEIINEMKARYPITMLIRIAKVSRAGFYKWKKLIVYKLRRTNLEDAVKSHIQAIHTIRPYYGYPRITDRLRDEGLIINHKKVYRIMKELDIKSVIRKKRKYFGVEPSNIYPNLLNRQFKQDLPNVAFATDITYIKVGNKFYYLSVVQDLYNNEILSWKCSERNDLKLVLETIKDLCKKRNVHGSILHSDQGFQYTTPKYNQFLEKNNLLGSHSRKGNCLDNACVESFFSHFKCELVYLSNFNSEQALIQAIEEYIHFYNNERTQKRLNRCSPVKYRLTTAA, from the coding sequence ATATTTAAAAGCGCAGATAGAATACTTAAAAAAGCTCTATCCAAATATACTCGAGGAGGGATAATTCCAAAGGGAGTTCGATTTGAAATAATTAATGAGATGAAAGCACGTTACCCAATAACGATGCTTATTCGAATCGCAAAAGTTTCAAGAGCTGGTTTCTATAAATGGAAAAAATTGATTGTTTATAAATTAAGGAGAACTAATCTTGAGGACGCGGTTAAATCCCATATTCAAGCCATTCATACAATTCGACCATATTACGGATATCCTAGAATTACTGACCGTTTAAGAGATGAAGGGTTAATTATTAACCACAAAAAGGTGTATCGAATAATGAAGGAATTAGACATTAAATCGGTCATACGTAAGAAAAGAAAATATTTTGGTGTAGAACCATCTAATATTTATCCTAATCTATTAAATCGCCAATTTAAACAAGACTTACCAAACGTTGCATTTGCGACAGATATCACGTATATCAAAGTAGGGAATAAATTCTATTATCTATCAGTTGTACAAGATCTTTATAATAATGAAATCCTGTCTTGGAAGTGTTCAGAGCGAAATGATCTTAAACTAGTCCTAGAAACAATTAAAGACTTATGTAAAAAAAGAAACGTGCATGGAAGTATCCTGCATTCAGATCAGGGATTCCAGTACACGACTCCAAAATACAACCAGTTCCTAGAAAAGAATAATTTATTAGGCAGCCACTCTCGCAAAGGAAACTGCCTAGACAACGCATGCGTTGAATCGTTCTTCTCACACTTCAAATGTGAATTGGTGTATCTATCTAATTTTAATTCAGAACAGGCACTTATTCAAGCAATTGAAGAGTATATTCATTTCTATAATAATGAACGTACACAAAAACGATTAAACCGTTGTTCCCCTGTAAAATACAGGTTAACAACGGCTGCTTAG
- a CDS encoding helix-turn-helix transcriptional regulator → MSIILRLDRVLADRKMQLSELAEAIDISIVNLSNIKTGKIKAIRFSTLEAICKVLKCQPGDIMEYEE, encoded by the coding sequence ATGAGTATTATTTTGCGATTAGATCGTGTACTAGCCGATCGTAAGATGCAACTTAGTGAGTTAGCTGAAGCGATTGATATTAGTATTGTAAATCTATCAAATATAAAAACAGGGAAAATTAAAGCAATACGGTTTTCTACATTAGAAGCAATTTGCAAAGTTTTGAAATGTCAACCTGGTGATATTATGGAATATGAAGAATAA
- a CDS encoding prolyl oligopeptidase family serine peptidase — protein MQAKIPKFKYIKANNFSKNKTVIMYHGWGSIIDSQVVIGEEIANRGFNVVIPEIIYHDTRQPLNNPFEKSTMQNYFWKTVFKSIDEVNGLIQSLRIDTENVILYGSSMGGFIASGIFFSDIKYAGLINVNGSSSFATSENILREMDLRKPLEMDELNLIKQYDPRFKKIQQDGVVLFLHGESDQIVPIGDQQEFYRHLINIEEAKRVKFITYENVNHSVTDSMVVDLIDWLETNYNNPI, from the coding sequence ATGCAAGCAAAGATACCAAAATTCAAATACATTAAAGCTAATAATTTTTCAAAGAACAAAACTGTCATAATGTATCATGGATGGGGTTCTATAATTGATTCACAAGTAGTAATCGGTGAAGAGATTGCAAATAGAGGGTTTAATGTAGTCATTCCAGAAATTATATATCACGACACTAGACAACCATTAAATAATCCATTCGAAAAGAGTACGATGCAAAATTATTTTTGGAAGACTGTTTTTAAAAGTATTGATGAAGTAAATGGATTAATTCAGAGTTTGAGAATTGATACAGAAAATGTAATTCTCTATGGTAGTTCAATGGGTGGCTTTATAGCGAGTGGAATTTTCTTTTCAGATATAAAATATGCTGGATTGATTAATGTAAATGGTTCAAGTTCATTTGCCACCTCAGAAAACATTTTAAGAGAAATGGATTTGAGAAAACCTTTAGAAATGGATGAATTGAACTTAATTAAGCAATACGATCCTAGATTTAAAAAAATTCAACAAGATGGAGTCGTTTTGTTTTTACATGGTGAAAGCGATCAAATTGTCCCAATTGGGGATCAACAAGAATTTTATAGACATTTGATAAACATAGAAGAAGCAAAAAGAGTCAAATTCATTACATATGAAAATGTTAATCACTCAGTGACTGATTCAATGGTCGTAGACCTTATAGATTGGTTAGAAACTAACTACAATAACCCGATATGA
- a CDS encoding glucose 1-dehydrogenase — MQDLKEKVILISGASSGIGRATAELLASKGAKIIVNFRSNEESATEVVNHIKEMGGEAIAIKADVTIKEEVNAMVEHAINSLGKIDVLVNNAAGGIRQSTFIDASEDLWEETYKLNITSVLLCSQAVLKHMIPKGKGKIINISSTAARIGGAGESIHYAATKGALNTMTIGMSRELIEHGIIVNGVAPGVVETPFHEKFAPNDDRLTRMSASIPIKRIAKPIEIAECIAFLASESSNYILGEIINVSGGR, encoded by the coding sequence ATGCAAGATTTGAAGGAAAAAGTTATCTTGATTTCAGGAGCAAGTTCAGGTATTGGACGTGCTACAGCAGAATTGCTTGCATCAAAAGGAGCGAAAATTATTGTAAACTTCCGTTCGAATGAAGAAAGTGCAACTGAAGTCGTAAATCATATAAAAGAAATGGGCGGAGAAGCAATAGCAATAAAAGCTGATGTTACAATAAAAGAAGAAGTGAATGCAATGGTTGAGCATGCAATTAATTCACTCGGAAAGATAGATGTCTTAGTAAATAATGCAGCAGGTGGTATTCGCCAGAGTACATTTATTGATGCAAGTGAAGACTTGTGGGAAGAAACATATAAGCTGAATATTACAAGTGTGCTTTTATGTTCGCAAGCTGTCTTAAAACACATGATACCGAAAGGGAAAGGGAAGATTATCAACATATCTTCAACTGCAGCACGTATTGGAGGAGCTGGAGAAAGCATTCATTATGCTGCCACAAAAGGAGCTTTAAATACGATGACGATTGGTATGTCTAGGGAACTGATTGAACATGGAATTATTGTGAATGGTGTGGCACCAGGTGTCGTTGAAACACCTTTTCATGAAAAATTCGCACCAAACGATGACCGTCTTACTCGTATGTCTGCATCGATTCCGATAAAAAGAATCGCTAAACCAATTGAGATTGCAGAATGTATTGCATTTCTAGCTTCTGAATCTTCAAATTACATATTAGGAGAAATTATTAATGTTAGTGGGGGAAGATAA